One part of the Mariniflexile litorale genome encodes these proteins:
- a CDS encoding VOC family protein has product MSRVAIYLNFQGHAEEAFNFYKSIFGTEFSMPIMRMKDLPPDPNGPKLSDEDLNCVMHVALPIIGGTELMGTDMLESMGHKLVIGNNTTISLQLDSKEEANQLYNALSEGGTDKAPMRDEFWGYWGCCLDKFGIRWMFNVITNKN; this is encoded by the coding sequence ATGAGCAGAGTAGCTATTTATCTAAATTTTCAAGGCCATGCCGAAGAAGCCTTCAATTTTTACAAATCTATTTTTGGAACCGAATTTTCCATGCCCATAATGCGTATGAAAGATTTACCACCAGACCCTAACGGACCAAAACTATCAGATGAAGATTTAAACTGTGTGATGCACGTAGCATTACCCATTATTGGCGGAACCGAACTTATGGGAACCGATATGTTAGAATCAATGGGGCATAAACTAGTAATTGGTAACAATACAACTATTAGTCTGCAATTGGATTCAAAAGAAGAAGCGAACCAATTATATAATGCTTTATCCGAAGGAGGAACTGACAAAGCGCCTATGCGAGATGAGTTCTGGGGGTATTGGGGGTGCTGCCTAGATAAATTTGGTATCCGTTGGATGTTTAATGTAATAACCAATAAAAATTAA
- a CDS encoding SRPBCC domain-containing protein, with protein sequence MANKTIIKVEPNKQEVFIEREFDSPVEFLFKAHVEPKLVAQWMGTNVIKLENKKHGSYHYETTDPHGNKHGFHGTFHEILPNKRIIRTFKMENTSFPTQLEFFEFEKRGKTKSKLTMQLLYKSVADRDNMLKLPFEFGLNMAHNKLQEVLNHLK encoded by the coding sequence ATGGCAAACAAAACCATCATAAAAGTAGAACCCAACAAACAAGAGGTTTTTATTGAAAGAGAATTTGATAGCCCTGTTGAATTCCTTTTTAAAGCTCACGTAGAACCAAAATTGGTAGCACAATGGATGGGTACCAATGTGATAAAACTAGAAAACAAAAAACACGGAAGTTATCATTACGAAACCACCGACCCTCATGGGAATAAACATGGTTTTCATGGCACCTTTCATGAAATACTTCCAAATAAAAGAATTATTAGAACTTTTAAAATGGAAAACACTTCTTTTCCTACTCAACTAGAATTTTTTGAATTTGAAAAACGAGGTAAAACAAAAAGCAAATTAACCATGCAACTGCTATATAAATCGGTAGCAGACAGAGATAACATGTTGAAATTACCTTTTGAATTTGGTCTTAATATGGCTCATAACAAATTACAAGAAGTCTTAAATCATTTAAAATAA
- a CDS encoding helix-turn-helix domain-containing protein → MLISVFVPEYGVIEAITPPFRTFHTANEFLTTFGKKPVFEVEYVGLNQYVPANNGEYTVKTDRLLKDVRKTDLLIIPPTFGGINKGITANAEAIPYFTSLYKNGASLASLCVGAFLLAETGLLNGKKCSTHWAHITEFKEKYPQIEVEDGAIITEFENIYSSGGASSLWNLILYLVEKYSDKETAIMISKYFALDIGRTSQASFAIFKGQRNHSDTEIQKVQDYIEKNYEDKITVEDLSNLIHVGRRTFERRFKQATNNTTIEYIQRVRIEAAKKFFESSRKNISEVMFEVGYTDTKAFRDVFKKITGLTPIEYRNQFTKTTTEV, encoded by the coding sequence ATGCTTATTTCAGTATTTGTGCCAGAATATGGTGTTATTGAAGCTATTACGCCGCCGTTTAGAACATTTCACACAGCAAATGAGTTTCTTACTACTTTTGGAAAAAAGCCAGTGTTTGAGGTAGAATATGTTGGTTTAAACCAGTATGTACCTGCCAATAACGGAGAGTATACCGTTAAAACGGATAGATTACTAAAAGATGTTCGTAAAACGGATTTATTAATTATTCCGCCAACTTTTGGAGGTATTAATAAAGGAATAACTGCCAATGCCGAAGCCATACCCTATTTTACTAGTTTATATAAAAATGGAGCAAGTTTGGCGAGTTTATGTGTTGGAGCTTTTTTATTAGCTGAAACGGGCTTACTTAATGGTAAAAAGTGTTCAACCCATTGGGCTCATATAACTGAGTTTAAAGAAAAATATCCCCAAATTGAAGTAGAAGACGGTGCCATAATTACAGAATTCGAGAATATATATAGTAGTGGAGGTGCAAGCAGTCTTTGGAATCTTATTTTATATTTGGTTGAAAAATATTCAGATAAAGAAACCGCCATTATGATTTCAAAATATTTTGCTTTGGATATTGGAAGAACCAGTCAAGCTTCTTTTGCTATTTTTAAAGGGCAACGAAACCATTCAGACACAGAAATACAGAAAGTACAAGATTATATTGAAAAAAATTATGAAGATAAAATTACTGTTGAGGATCTATCAAATTTAATCCATGTAGGGCGTAGAACTTTTGAGAGAAGATTTAAACAGGCAACCAATAACACAACAATTGAATATATTCAACGCGTAAGAATTGAAGCTGCAAAAAAATTCTTCGAGTCATCTAGAAAGAATATTTCAGAAGTCATGTTTGAAGTAGGTTATACCGATACTAAAGCTTTTAGAGATGTTTTTAAAAAAATAACAGGGCTTACTCCCATTGAGTATAGGAATCAGTTTACTAAAACAACGACTGAGGTTTAA
- a CDS encoding metalloregulator ArsR/SmtB family transcription factor, whose product MRRDVFQAIADPTRREIIGLLANNPMNLTSVTENFNISQPAISKHMKILIECGLISVEKQGRERYCEVKLDSLNEVEEWLAPFRKMWEQRFDQLDQLLIKMQSKSKNE is encoded by the coding sequence ATGAGAAGAGATGTATTTCAAGCCATTGCAGACCCCACGAGAAGAGAAATCATAGGACTTCTAGCAAACAACCCAATGAACCTTACAAGCGTAACGGAAAACTTTAACATAAGTCAACCTGCTATTTCAAAACACATGAAAATACTCATAGAATGTGGTTTAATTAGTGTTGAAAAACAAGGTAGAGAACGCTATTGTGAAGTTAAATTAGATTCCCTTAATGAAGTCGAAGAATGGTTAGCCCCTTTCAGAAAAATGTGGGAACAACGTTTTGATCAATTAGACCAACTCCTTATAAAAATGCAATCAAAATCAAAAAACGAATAG
- a CDS encoding VOC family protein: MIKIISYLTFNGNCREAMTFYKACLGGELNFQTIGESPLSEKMPKRMKDCILQATLSKNALLLMASDMVGEKGLIKGNSVSLSLYCSNEEEIKKYYTKLSEDGTANHPLEVSFWGALFGDLTDKYGNHWLLHYDKNQ, encoded by the coding sequence ATGATAAAAATAATCTCTTATCTTACTTTTAATGGAAACTGTAGAGAAGCCATGACATTTTATAAAGCGTGTTTGGGTGGCGAACTCAATTTTCAAACGATCGGAGAATCGCCACTTTCAGAAAAAATGCCAAAACGAATGAAAGATTGCATTCTACAGGCCACACTTTCAAAAAATGCGTTGCTACTTATGGCTTCTGATATGGTAGGCGAAAAAGGTTTGATAAAAGGTAACAGCGTTTCACTTTCATTATATTGTAGTAACGAAGAAGAAATAAAAAAATACTACACAAAACTTTCAGAAGATGGAACAGCAAACCATCCATTAGAAGTAAGTTTTTGGGGTGCTTTGTTTGGCGATCTTACCGATAAATATGGCAATCACTGGTTACTTCATTATGATAAAAATCAATAA
- a CDS encoding SRPBCC family protein yields MEKNKVNLHRVLTASPEKIFQAFTDPDAMASWLPPFGFVCKIHQFNFKIGGVFKMSFTNFSTGNRHAFGGEYLEIIPHKLLKYSDKFDDPNLPGQIITTVQLTPVSCGTELHITQTGIPDMIPSEMCYLGWQDSLEKLKKLVEPNIPDA; encoded by the coding sequence ATGGAAAAGAACAAAGTAAACTTACACAGAGTTTTAACAGCATCACCCGAAAAAATATTTCAGGCTTTTACTGATCCCGATGCCATGGCAAGCTGGTTACCTCCTTTTGGGTTTGTGTGTAAAATACATCAATTTAATTTTAAAATAGGCGGTGTTTTCAAAATGAGTTTTACAAATTTCTCGACTGGAAATCGGCATGCGTTTGGAGGCGAATATTTGGAAATTATACCCCATAAATTATTAAAATATTCAGACAAATTTGATGATCCCAATTTACCAGGCCAAATAATTACCACTGTACAATTAACACCTGTTAGTTGTGGAACCGAATTGCATATAACACAAACTGGCATACCTGATATGATACCGTCTGAAATGTGTTATTTGGGCTGGCAAGATTCATTAGAAAAATTAAAAAAATTAGTAGAGCCAAATATTCCAGATGCCTAA
- a CDS encoding VOC family protein, with product MKLPNEHQAVMPYLMLNKANEFYAFTRTVFNAEETLRKLRDDEKTIMHSEIQINGNTIMYCDATDEWKPQTANLFIYVEDADITFKKAQDAGAEIVMPLNNQDYGRTCGVKDPFGNTWWITATNE from the coding sequence ATGAAATTACCTAACGAACACCAAGCAGTAATGCCATATCTCATGCTAAATAAGGCTAATGAATTTTATGCATTTACAAGAACAGTATTTAATGCTGAAGAAACTTTAAGGAAACTACGTGATGACGAGAAAACAATCATGCATTCCGAAATTCAAATAAACGGTAATACTATTATGTATTGTGATGCGACCGATGAATGGAAACCACAAACCGCCAACCTATTTATTTACGTAGAAGATGCCGATATAACTTTTAAAAAAGCACAGGATGCGGGTGCTGAAATTGTAATGCCATTAAATAATCAAGATTATGGAAGAACCTGTGGGGTTAAAGACCCTTTTGGAAATACATGGTGGATAACAGCAACAAATGAATAA
- a CDS encoding SRPBCC domain-containing protein, which yields MSKTTITAEPNKQELFITREFNAPRELVFKAFTTPETLLQFYAPFGIKMKFNYANFQNSGSYSWTHFDGADKIYCTFKGVIHEIVAPERMIQTVEMENQPKGGQVCLEIFTFEELSNSKTKLIVQNVFRSIEDRDEMVQSGFESGVVAIFEQLDTLIKENKI from the coding sequence ATGTCAAAAACCACCATAACAGCAGAACCCAACAAACAAGAACTTTTTATAACCAGAGAGTTTAATGCACCAAGAGAATTGGTATTCAAGGCATTTACCACGCCTGAAACACTATTGCAATTTTATGCGCCTTTTGGAATAAAAATGAAATTCAATTATGCTAATTTCCAAAATAGTGGTTCCTATAGTTGGACACATTTTGACGGAGCAGATAAAATATATTGTACTTTCAAAGGGGTGATACACGAAATTGTTGCACCTGAAAGAATGATTCAAACTGTTGAAATGGAAAACCAGCCAAAAGGCGGACAAGTGTGTTTGGAAATTTTCACTTTTGAGGAATTAAGCAACAGCAAAACAAAACTTATTGTACAAAATGTATTTCGTTCGATTGAGGATCGAGATGAAATGGTGCAAAGCGGATTTGAAAGTGGGGTGGTTGCTATTTTTGAGCAATTAGACACACTGATTAAAGAAAATAAGATTTAA
- a CDS encoding DoxX family protein → MNKRNKIIYWIATLWLALGMTSTGIVQLIKMEEEVNMMEHLGYPIYFLSLLGVWKILGVIAILIPKMPLLKEWAYAGFFFAMSGAIYSHIVLGDDVVALFGPLLLIVLTMTSWYFRPENRKLISKNKR, encoded by the coding sequence ATGAATAAAAGAAACAAAATCATTTATTGGATTGCAACCCTTTGGTTAGCCTTAGGAATGACATCCACAGGAATTGTACAATTAATTAAGATGGAAGAAGAAGTAAACATGATGGAACATTTAGGATACCCTATTTATTTTTTAAGCCTTTTAGGAGTTTGGAAAATTTTAGGTGTCATAGCTATTTTAATTCCTAAAATGCCTTTGTTAAAAGAATGGGCCTATGCAGGTTTCTTTTTTGCAATGTCCGGAGCCATCTACTCGCATATAGTTCTTGGTGATGATGTGGTGGCACTTTTTGGCCCTCTTTTATTAATCGTTTTAACAATGACTTCTTGGTATTTTAGACCAGAGAATAGAAAATTAATTTCAAAAAATAAAAGATAA
- a CDS encoding SRPBCC domain-containing protein, producing the protein MKNNNVIVERVFNAPLPLVWKAITEKEFMKQWYFELSAFKPEIDFEFQFYGQGLKGETYLHKCKILEIEPLKKLKHSWTYEGFEGYSTVTFELSEESTNKTKVKLTHEGLATFPVNNPDFAKENFVNGWNYIINTALKDFLESNYHTEFHVKKKNNYTHK; encoded by the coding sequence ATGAAAAACAATAATGTAATAGTAGAGCGTGTTTTCAATGCCCCTCTCCCACTCGTTTGGAAAGCCATAACCGAAAAAGAATTTATGAAGCAATGGTACTTTGAGCTAAGTGCATTTAAACCGGAAATAGATTTTGAATTTCAATTCTACGGACAAGGATTAAAAGGAGAAACCTATCTTCATAAATGTAAAATTCTAGAAATTGAGCCTCTAAAAAAATTAAAACATAGTTGGACTTATGAGGGCTTTGAAGGTTACTCAACAGTTACTTTTGAACTTTCTGAAGAAAGCACCAATAAAACCAAAGTAAAATTAACACACGAAGGACTGGCAACTTTCCCTGTAAACAATCCCGATTTTGCAAAAGAGAATTTTGTTAATGGTTGGAATTACATTATCAATACGGCATTGAAGGATTTTTTGGAATCAAATTATCACACTGAATTCCATGTCAAAAAAAAAAACAATTACACACACAAATAG
- a CDS encoding SRPBCC family protein has translation MSNKTIISAEPNKQELFIIREFDAPRELVYKAFTERELITQWLSPCTLKMSIDTYENKSHGAWRFIHTDEAGNEYAFNGTIHEVCPPERIVRTFEFEGLPMKGEVSLEFATFEALPNNRSKLTVQAIYKSVASRDGHVNSGMEHGVVDSHHALDELLATLKK, from the coding sequence ATGTCAAACAAAACTATAATATCTGCCGAGCCCAATAAACAAGAACTTTTTATAATTAGAGAGTTTGATGCACCTCGAGAATTAGTCTACAAAGCGTTTACCGAACGTGAATTGATTACACAATGGTTGAGTCCCTGTACCTTAAAAATGTCAATTGATACATATGAAAATAAATCACACGGAGCATGGCGGTTTATCCATACTGATGAAGCTGGAAATGAATATGCCTTTAATGGTACCATTCACGAAGTATGTCCACCCGAAAGAATCGTCCGAACGTTTGAGTTTGAAGGGTTGCCCATGAAAGGTGAAGTTTCTTTAGAGTTTGCCACTTTTGAAGCATTGCCAAATAACAGAAGTAAATTAACAGTTCAAGCTATTTATAAATCCGTAGCCAGTAGAGATGGCCATGTTAATTCAGGGATGGAACATGGTGTGGTCGATTCGCACCATGCATTAGATGAACTTTTAGCAACTTTAAAGAAATAG
- a CDS encoding SRPBCC domain-containing protein, whose amino-acid sequence MKNLTHFTKDLENKKLYVTRKLNAPIELVWSAWTEAELLDQWWAPKPYKTITKSMNFNEGGFWLYYMLSPEGDKHWCRVDYLNIEKQTHFSAKDVFCDENGIPNEELPKMLWNNQFKSNEDATEVKIEISFDKVEDIQKMIEMGFKEGFTAALENLDNYIQQKFKIRNELKTNNTPRVTTYLNFPGNTEEAFIFYKSVFKTEFSGKGIQRFGDIPAESGHPPVSESIKKMVLHVELPILGGHVLMATDAPKEMGFTLNQGNNMHICLEPDSREETQRLFDALSKGGTITMPLEDMFFGSFFGECSDKYGINWMFNFKNTNN is encoded by the coding sequence ATGAAAAACCTAACACACTTTACCAAAGATTTAGAAAACAAAAAACTTTACGTTACTCGTAAATTAAACGCTCCCATAGAGTTAGTTTGGAGCGCCTGGACAGAAGCTGAACTATTAGACCAATGGTGGGCACCAAAACCATACAAAACCATCACAAAATCCATGAATTTTAACGAAGGTGGTTTTTGGCTTTATTATATGTTAAGTCCTGAAGGCGATAAACATTGGTGTCGCGTAGATTATTTGAATATCGAAAAACAGACTCATTTTTCTGCAAAGGATGTTTTTTGTGATGAAAATGGTATTCCTAATGAAGAACTTCCAAAAATGCTCTGGAACAATCAGTTTAAATCTAATGAAGATGCCACGGAAGTGAAAATTGAAATTTCATTTGATAAGGTTGAGGATATTCAAAAAATGATTGAAATGGGCTTCAAAGAAGGGTTTACAGCTGCTCTTGAAAATCTAGATAATTACATTCAGCAAAAGTTCAAAATAAGAAACGAGTTAAAAACAAATAACACCCCAAGAGTAACAACTTATCTTAATTTCCCAGGAAATACAGAAGAGGCTTTCATTTTTTATAAGTCTGTTTTCAAAACGGAATTTAGTGGTAAAGGCATTCAGCGATTTGGAGATATTCCTGCTGAATCGGGACACCCTCCAGTTTCAGAATCCATTAAAAAAATGGTTTTACATGTTGAGTTACCCATTCTTGGAGGGCATGTACTTATGGCAACTGATGCTCCAAAAGAAATGGGCTTTACTTTAAACCAAGGAAACAATATGCACATTTGCCTTGAACCCGATTCTAGAGAAGAAACGCAACGATTATTTGATGCCCTTTCAAAAGGCGGTACTATAACCATGCCTTTAGAGGACATGTTTTTTGGTTCGTTTTTTGGCGAATGCTCAGATAAGTATGGCATCAATTGGATGTTTAATTTTAAAAACACTAACAACTAA
- a CDS encoding VOC family protein yields the protein MAKNRLLRMDNVSIVVESLDNAISFFSEIGLTLEGRGKIEGEWAGQVTGLDAQQVEIAMMITPDGHSRIELSKFITPPIVSDHRTAPVNSLGYLRVMFTVEDIDDMVARLIKQGAQLVGEVVQYENSYRLCYIRGTEGILIGLAEEIGKNKNL from the coding sequence ATGGCAAAAAATAGATTACTACGAATGGATAATGTTAGCATTGTAGTAGAATCCCTCGATAATGCTATTTCATTTTTCTCAGAGATTGGATTAACCCTCGAAGGTAGAGGAAAAATAGAAGGTGAATGGGCTGGTCAAGTTACTGGACTTGATGCTCAACAGGTAGAAATAGCTATGATGATCACACCTGATGGTCATAGTCGAATAGAGCTTTCGAAATTCATTACGCCTCCCATTGTATCAGATCATCGAACTGCCCCAGTGAATTCTCTAGGTTATTTACGTGTTATGTTTACCGTTGAGGATATTGACGACATGGTAGCCAGACTCATTAAACAAGGTGCTCAACTCGTTGGAGAAGTGGTTCAGTATGAGAACTCTTATCGTCTCTGTTACATTCGAGGAACAGAGGGAATTCTTATTGGACTAGCAGAAGAAATTGGTAAAAATAAAAATTTGTAA
- a CDS encoding dihydrofolate reductase family protein, with translation MATLKAFTFITLNGFYKNADNDISWHQHGKEETKYSEENLKSENILLLGRHTYQMMESFWTSQMAYDNFPEVAKGMDHSKKIVVSASLEKVNWNNTSVMNGNLIDEIKELKKTSKHNITILGSGSLITQLTNVGLIDTYEIMLDPIAIGQGTSIFNGILASLHLKLIACKTLKSGTVLLNYIKL, from the coding sequence ATGGCTACACTAAAAGCTTTTACGTTTATAACCTTAAATGGATTCTATAAAAATGCGGACAACGACATCAGTTGGCACCAACACGGAAAAGAAGAAACTAAATACTCAGAAGAAAACTTAAAATCTGAAAACATTTTGCTTCTTGGAAGGCATACGTATCAAATGATGGAAAGTTTTTGGACATCGCAAATGGCTTATGATAATTTTCCTGAGGTAGCAAAGGGCATGGACCATTCTAAAAAAATAGTTGTTTCAGCTTCATTAGAAAAAGTAAATTGGAATAACACATCAGTAATGAATGGAAATCTGATTGATGAGATAAAAGAATTGAAGAAAACATCAAAGCATAACATCACCATTTTAGGAAGCGGTTCGCTTATAACCCAATTAACCAATGTGGGTTTGATAGACACCTACGAAATCATGCTAGATCCCATCGCTATAGGACAGGGCACGAGTATTTTCAATGGTATTTTAGCCTCATTACACTTGAAATTAATAGCATGTAAAACACTAAAAAGTGGAACAGTATTACTTAACTATATTAAACTTTAA
- a CDS encoding helix-turn-helix domain-containing protein: MKYLTIPPPSSISKYVRFFWELEGDASKKHPYIHRSMADGSAELVFHYNGIFDELLSDNKTFKSFTSGLDAQSNKVKRFSINQDFGIFGVYLFPYAIPKLFSIPALEVTNQMLDLKTLLGKNENGLEERIMLAKNTSERVEILSIFLEQQLLKSHTAPPGVFETINYIIQRKGTTNIDILSERNFLSRRQFERNFKRFSGFSPKVFSRIMRFQNVLQDLGSKKTLTQIGLDAGYADQSHFIREFKTFSGYTPKEYFLNKGEGTAWRETK; this comes from the coding sequence ATGAAATACCTTACCATACCACCTCCATCTTCTATATCAAAATATGTCCGCTTTTTTTGGGAACTCGAAGGAGATGCTTCAAAAAAGCATCCCTACATCCATCGCTCCATGGCAGATGGTTCGGCTGAATTGGTATTCCATTATAACGGTATTTTTGATGAGCTGCTTTCAGACAATAAAACCTTTAAATCATTCACATCTGGACTGGATGCACAATCCAATAAAGTTAAACGGTTTTCCATTAACCAAGACTTTGGAATATTTGGTGTGTATTTATTTCCCTATGCAATACCAAAACTATTTTCCATACCAGCATTGGAAGTTACCAACCAAATGCTCGATTTAAAAACATTACTGGGTAAAAATGAAAATGGTTTAGAAGAAAGAATCATGTTGGCTAAAAACACCAGTGAACGTGTAGAAATACTGTCCATATTTTTAGAACAGCAACTTTTAAAATCACACACAGCGCCACCAGGAGTTTTTGAAACTATCAATTATATTATTCAAAGAAAAGGGACAACTAATATAGATATTTTGTCAGAACGCAATTTTTTATCCAGACGGCAATTTGAGCGTAACTTTAAACGGTTTTCGGGTTTTAGTCCAAAAGTGTTTTCTCGTATTATGCGTTTTCAAAATGTACTTCAGGATTTAGGAAGTAAAAAAACATTGACTCAAATTGGATTAGATGCGGGGTATGCAGATCAATCCCATTTTATTAGAGAATTCAAAACGTTTTCGGGCTACACACCCAAAGAGTACTTTTTAAACAAAGGAGAAGGAACAGCATGGAGAGAAACTAAATAA
- a CDS encoding DUF4287 domain-containing protein, which translates to MSFQAYLDTIQEKTGKTPSDFKELAEKRGFTQNGKIHAGVKATQITDWLKQEFKLGHGHAMAIYALLKGKKPD; encoded by the coding sequence ATGTCATTTCAAGCATATCTTGATACTATTCAAGAAAAAACAGGGAAAACACCATCCGACTTTAAGGAACTTGCCGAAAAAAGGGGATTTACACAAAACGGAAAAATACATGCAGGAGTAAAAGCTACTCAAATCACAGATTGGTTGAAACAGGAGTTTAAACTAGGACACGGACATGCAATGGCGATTTATGCGTTATTGAAAGGAAAAAAACCTGATTAA
- a CDS encoding nuclear transport factor 2 family protein codes for MTKINIQADCNNAPKKEFLKDFNIAFASADTDFLLNHVDENIQWTIYGDKKIEGKKHFEKAILEMKNYVADEMNIFTIITHGVEAAVNGSMKIKDSIYNFCDIYQFKSLGVKPLQKCILMLSKKIRP; via the coding sequence ATGACTAAAATAAATATCCAAGCAGATTGCAACAATGCTCCCAAAAAAGAATTTTTAAAAGATTTTAATATTGCTTTTGCTTCAGCCGATACCGATTTTTTATTAAACCATGTAGATGAGAACATTCAATGGACTATTTACGGGGATAAAAAAATTGAAGGAAAAAAACATTTTGAAAAAGCGATACTTGAAATGAAAAACTATGTGGCAGACGAAATGAATATATTTACCATTATCACCCATGGAGTAGAAGCTGCCGTAAATGGAAGCATGAAAATAAAAGATAGCATCTATAATTTTTGTGATATTTATCAGTTCAAAAGTCTGGGAGTAAAACCATTACAAAAATGTATTCTTATGTTATCAAAGAAAATTAGACCTTAA
- a CDS encoding DoxX family protein, with product MKKTKIIFWTTTSIVFIMEGLIPAFTSQTELAKQGIQHLGYPEYFGNALVVFKVLGALTLIIPQVPKRIKEWAYAGFAFNFIFASISHFAIDGMDFQSFFPLIFLGILIASYYSFHKLNNAK from the coding sequence ATGAAAAAGACAAAAATTATATTTTGGACAACAACCAGTATCGTTTTTATAATGGAAGGATTAATTCCTGCATTTACATCACAGACAGAACTTGCAAAACAGGGAATACAGCATTTAGGCTATCCCGAATATTTTGGTAATGCTTTGGTTGTTTTCAAAGTGCTTGGAGCATTGACATTAATTATTCCGCAAGTACCAAAACGCATTAAGGAATGGGCTTATGCTGGTTTTGCTTTTAACTTTATTTTTGCGAGTATCAGTCATTTTGCCATAGACGGAATGGATTTTCAATCATTCTTTCCGCTTATATTTTTAGGAATTTTAATAGCTTCCTATTATTCATTCCACAAATTAAACAACGCAAAATAA
- a CDS encoding DoxX family protein has protein sequence METSKKPSKTILWTSYVLQGIIVLMFLMGAIMNLLQTEEAVTGATAMGYPESSVLYLGIVLLFGTLLYAYSKTVIIGAIILTGWLGGAVATHVIHKDPIFNLVFPVIFGIIVWLSIWLRNEKLKALLSN, from the coding sequence ATGGAAACAAGCAAAAAACCATCAAAAACAATCTTATGGACATCGTATGTTTTACAAGGAATTATTGTTTTAATGTTCTTAATGGGAGCCATCATGAACCTATTACAAACTGAAGAAGCTGTAACGGGCGCAACCGCCATGGGCTATCCAGAATCGTCTGTTCTGTATTTAGGCATTGTATTACTTTTTGGTACACTATTATATGCCTACTCTAAAACAGTCATCATTGGCGCAATCATTTTAACAGGTTGGCTTGGTGGTGCAGTGGCAACACACGTTATCCACAAAGATCCGATATTCAATCTTGTTTTTCCAGTGATTTTTGGAATCATTGTTTGGCTGAGTATTTGGTTGCGAAATGAAAAGCTAAAAGCATTACTATCCAATTAA
- a CDS encoding YdeI family protein has product MNSKVDAFLDKAKKWQTEMKLLREIVLDCNLTENYKWMHPCYTYQGKNVVLIHGFKEYCALLFHKGVLLQDTNGLLIQQTKNVQAARQIRFTNLQQIIALESTIKTYIFEAIEIEKSGMEVPFKKTKEFNMPEEFQTVLENNSEVKKAFEALTSGRQRGYLLYFSQAKQSKTRISRIEKCIPQIIECKGLNDK; this is encoded by the coding sequence ATGAATTCAAAAGTAGATGCCTTTTTAGATAAAGCCAAGAAATGGCAAACAGAAATGAAACTGTTGAGGGAAATTGTTCTGGATTGTAATTTAACCGAAAATTATAAATGGATGCATCCTTGTTATACTTATCAAGGAAAGAACGTTGTGTTGATTCATGGGTTTAAAGAGTATTGCGCACTCCTATTTCATAAAGGCGTTTTATTACAAGACACTAACGGTCTTTTAATTCAACAAACAAAAAACGTACAAGCAGCTCGTCAAATTCGATTTACTAATTTACAACAAATCATAGCTTTAGAATCAACCATTAAAACTTATATTTTTGAAGCTATTGAAATAGAAAAATCGGGTATGGAAGTTCCTTTCAAAAAAACCAAAGAATTTAATATGCCTGAAGAATTTCAAACCGTACTAGAGAACAATTCTGAAGTAAAAAAAGCCTTTGAAGCTTTAACCTCTGGGAGACAAAGAGGGTATTTACTCTACTTCTCACAAGCGAAGCAATCTAAAACCCGAATTTCTAGAATTGAAAAATGCATTCCACAAATTATTGAATGTAAAGGACTAAACGATAAATAA